From the Hordeum vulgare subsp. vulgare chromosome 1H, MorexV3_pseudomolecules_assembly, whole genome shotgun sequence genome, the window ttgaatctaacggatctgaacattcatgtcacataagaggagttacaaaggacatctatgctaggtagcatgaaagcatcaaaaattcattctttatcacttccctactcgaggacgagcaggagttaagcttggggatgcttgatacgtctccaacgtatctatatttttttatggtttcatgctgttatcttgtcaaactttggatgttttatatgccttttatatctttttgggactaacctattaattcagtgccaagtgttagttcctgttctttccgtgtttttgaccctttttcacgcggagtccgaacggaataattctttcgcgattatTTTTATAGAAAATATCAGAAATAACGGaataaaaagataccggagaggggtcccgaggaagccacaagccatgtcggcgcccccccaggccgcaccaaccaagcttgtgggcccctcagggccccacttgacgcaactccaccgccatctggtcctataaatctaGAAACCTCCACAAaggaacctagatcgggagttccgccgccccaagcgtgtgtagccaccaaaaaccaatctggagcccgttccggcaccctgccggagggggaatctatctccggtggccatcttcatcatcccggtgatcttcatgatgaggagggagtagttcaacctcaaggctgagggtatgtacgagtagctatgtgtttgatctctctctctcgtgatcttgagatgtcttgatctcgatgtaccgcgggctttgctactatagttggatcttatgatgttcttccccctctcccttcttgtaatgaattgagtttcccttttgaagttatcttatcggattgagtcttcgagaacactttatgtatgtcttgcacgtgtttatctgatgtgatcaacttgcgggttcgtgacattgggaacctatgcatatgggttggcacacgtggattcatgtgagtacttgatgtatgttttggtgatcaacttgcgggttcgttacattgggaacctatgcacaggggttggcacactttTTGACtccctggtagaaactttggggcactctttgaagttctatgtgttggttgaatagatgattctgagattgtgtgatgcatatcgtataatcatacccacggatactcgaggtgacaatggagtatctaggtgacattagggtcttggttgataagtatcttaaggtgttattctagtatgaactctacgaAAGAtttaacggaaagaatagcttcgtgctattttactatggactcttgaatagatcgattagaaagaataactttgtggtgggttcgtacccgacaataatctcttcatttgttctttgctattagtgactttggagtgaatctttgttgcatgttgagggctagttatatgatccaattatgttatcattgttgagagaacttcactagtgaaagtatgaaccctaggccttgtttccacgcattgcaataccgttcatgctcacttttgttactagttaccttgctgtttttgtaatttcagattacaaaaacttatatctaccatccatattgcacttgtttcaccatctcttcgccgaactagtgcacctatacaacttaccattgtattgggtgtgttggggacacaagagactctttgttatttggttgcagggttgcttgagagagatcatcttcatcctacgcctccccgcggattgataaaccttaggtcacctacttgagggaaaattgctactgtcctacaaccctctgcacttggaggcccaacaacgtctacaagaagaaggttgcgtagtagatatCACGCTgtacgcctatatatagtggaggcgcGACACACTTATTCAGTTGATCACTTCGGCACCGTCATTAGGGTTGTGCATGCACCTCCACTCGTAGCCGCCGGCTATGTGATCTGGACCTAGCAGTCTGAtgcacggtgttcctcctgcacgcgcGGATATCTTTAGAGGCAGTGCACTTGTGCCGCTCCGGCAAACCTGTACGTAGGATCCGGCGAACGACTGTTCGAGGGAGAGGACACGACGACCGATTATTCGAGGGAGATCGAACGAGGGGGAGACAGACCACTCGAACGCAttgccccaactctacttccgttGCACGGCACtgcgcgtctagtggtaacgatgtgtgatccatctccgtagcatgttcttgtctgttttgtgcataggaaatttttaatTCGCATGTGATGCACCTACGGTCGAACCCAACaacccccctctaggtgacatccacgtaCTTTCAACAACTATGTTAGATCAATGTGTATGATTCAATACCTATAAATGGCGTGCAACCATTGAGGAAACCCTCCTTGCATGCATACAAGGAGTAGAACATGTAATGAAACCTGGGTGTAGGAGCTGGATTTTGTGGGTCCATCATTGTTGTCACTATGCACCTACTACGAGGGTTAGGATTTAGTACACACTACAGGTAATCCCTTAGTTTTTGGTAATGTACTTTGTGATCTCCTTGCACAACTTCCACAACTTGCTTCCTTGCCCTATATGCCAAGCTTTTAGGAACGTGCACACCAAACTTTTTCTTTGGAAATGTCATAATTGTTTCAACACCAGCTCCAGGGTTGGATCTCACTGTGTCCTCACAAACCTTGTCCACCCAATTGATTGTAACCTTGGTGTTCTCTCCACTAGCTCCACAAGTGTGATCCAAGTTCATCTTCTTGATGTTGAAAGTTGCCTCATGATCTATCCTAGAGGCAACTATGTAAAACTCACAACCATGCTTTCTCTGTGTGCATCAAGCAATAACCCTACCTGGTTCATTTCTGTGGCACTCCAAATTCCTAAGAGTCCTAACATGGAAATTTCTAAGTGCTTCCCTGAACTCCAGCACAttttggaaacataaatgcattgaAAACTGCTCATGTGCATCACGCAGTGATGGATCATACCATCtcctctccttcttgttcttcaccCTACTCTTCCTTCAAGAAGACAACCTTGGAAATTATTCTTCATCAGTAAGGCTTAATCACCTAGAAATCAGTATTCATCAGTTTCAGGCACATAATCTTGAAACTTGATGTGTTCAGGCTCACTATGTGACTTGCTAGTCGGGCCTGGTTTTCTGACTATCTTAACCTGGTTTGCTCCTTTTTGCAATACAGATGAAGGTTCCTCCGCTTTTTCCTCAGAAAGGATTTGATCTTCCTCCCACAACTTAGAAGGTTCTGAGTTAGCTCCACAATAGTGCTTTATAATATCTTCCTCTTCCCTTTGCTTCTGGCAGTCCCTGTGCCAGCCTCATCTTCACCCCTAGCCCAAGCCTTGTATGATATATTCTGCCCTCTGTGATCACTCCtcctgataaactgaaagtgtgaAGAAGATTTGTCcatctcatcatcatcttcatcttgttcttcatcctcCATAAAATTTCTTCCCTTGTCAAAATTGCAGCTTTGCTGTGTGTTAAGATAGGGTCGAGCATGGTTTGCTGGAAACCTTGTAAAGAAACGGCTCACAAACATTTTCAATAGGAATCTGTTCCTCAAGGAAGATGTGATCCATATTAACATCTGCTGGGATAGGATCAGTAACTTTTCTCACATATATATTGAGGAGCTTCTTATCAACAAATAGGTCAAGCATTTCCTCTATTTTATCCTCACTATCCAGGACCTCCACCCCCTCCAAGCCCTTCCCCTCTTCCTTTACATAAGTCAGAAAAACATCCGTTCCATAACCCTCCAACCCAACCAATGCTAAACTAGTCAGATAACCGATATCTGAAGAAACCAAATACTTCCTCTCCATATTATTTGTTCCTTGAAAATGTAGCCTCATTTCTCAAATCTCATCATCTAAGCTGTATGAGATTAAATTGAAAAAAACAAGGTGATTTATTATAAATACTGAAACTCATTTGCAATTCTGCACTAACTAAAAACTATAAATCTACAACACTTTCTAACAGTGCATACATTGCTGATTTGCATACTGCACTGTCTTCTAAAcctatttccaaaattataacttAAACTATGAATGTTATTGAAAATGTTTACCTCACTCCTCCACCAAACGACGACACCCATCCGTGTCCGTTCGCCGAATCCGCATGAATGCACTTTGCCACTGTCATGGCCGCACGGAATGTCAAATCCCATTGGACCTCGGACGGTGACGGTAGCGGCGACCGCTGCGTTAGAAAACTCGAGTTGCCCAGCCATTTGTCAACCTCTCATGCCCACCGCCCTCATCGCCGGCGCTGCCTTGGCCCAGAGGCTCGCTGGCGTCGACATTTGGCTGCGCCGCCACCATCGCACCTAGGTCACAGAGCGGGAGCGATggtggggaggggagggagatAACGAGCCAGAGGGCGGCCCGACCGGCGTCTTTGGTTCCGACCGCACCCGGTCGGTGTAACGGCTGTTAACGGCCGTGCCGTTAACGTTGTGGTGCACGTGGCCTGACCGGTGGGCCCATTTGGTCAGAAAATGGCTTAAGACGTTAGTTACACGAGTTTTGGGTTTTTTGTAACAGCCGATCGCCGACTTGGTGGTTATCAACAATTTTTTTGGTAGTTTCCCAGAACGATAGGCCGAATTGTAGtagttttatgttatttactcTTTCATTTCTGACGGCGGCATGGACGATTATATAAGCACACTGGTAGAGATGTCATGGCAGTAGTTTTCGATCTTGTTTTAAGCAGGCATAATCCATGGCAATGCATATATGCAGTGAATGGCAAATTGACATGCGTACCACTATAATTCTTGTAATTTTGCTTGCTCGGGATGAACAATTTATTGCCATGGCAAATTCATACGGTTTTTGCCATCATTGTGGAGAAGATCTTCTTTTACTTCGGTCATCCTTTTTATAGTACATATGGCATGTCAGTCTAAACCCCATAGTTACCATGGCCCCGACGAGCAGCGCCGCCCCTATCAGGCCATTGCCTGGTTCGAGCGTGACAGCCTGAACCGCCTCCAGATATTGCGTGGTGAGCCCCTCCTGATCGCCCTCCTGCGTCGGTCTCTGATTTCCTTGTCAGTGTGTGACGGTGCTTGTGATTTTGCAATGGCATTTGAGCTCCGCGGGTTCCTCGACGCAAGGCAGATCAGGTGACTGTTGTTTCTTTGTTCTGAAATGTAGCTGAGTTAGCATATGTCGGATGATCAGTTCAGTTCAGTTAGAACAGTGTACTTTGATGAGCTTCATGCACTTTCTGTTTTAAGGATTCATTTGAGATAGTGCAGTCATATTAGCTTCTGCACATGGAGTGCCCATTCAGCATTGAGTGAGAAAATTCAATTTTCTGGAGTTTTGTTCTTGACTAGGTTGTGAATTACTCCCGCTGTTCCGTAATATATGTCGTTTAAGCATTTCCCGTGTAAATCTCGCAACGTTACGAGAATTTTCTATTTTCTGAAAATACCCTCGCTCTCTGAAACTCCCTCGCCCTCCACACGATGACACGATTCGCTAGTGTAACCCACGCACGAAACGCAGGTCGATTCATTCCTTCCACCCCCTTTGACATCGCTGCCACCGCCAACCAACGCGCACATCGCCGTCGACCTCCTCCCTCGCCCCACCCCCTTCCCCTCTCGGGAGAAGAGGGAGTTCGGGCCACCATGCCAGACCCGTCCAGAACTGGCCGACGACCACAACACATCGTCGTCAAAAACGGCTTCTTCCACCTCCACGAAATGTGCTCGCTCGCGCGCCGGGACAGGACCCCAGCTCGCCCGTATGCTTACTTCGATGCCAATGCCATGAGGCTTCCCCTGCTCCCATCCACGCCATGGATCCACCCTCACCTTCTCTCCCTCCCTGTCCTATCCCATCTTATGCTAGGTCCACCCCCAGATCCACAACTCCCATGACGACGTGCTCCTTCTgcagaagtggaggagggagggcaTAGGTGGAGAAGGGAGGCGGAGGGGCTGCTGCCCATTGCTGGCTGAGGATCTGGCGGCCAGAGGTGGAGGGCGGAGGGGCTGCTGCCCGCTGCTGGCTGAGGATCTGGCGGCCAGAGGTGGAGGGCGGAGGGGCTGCTGCCCGCTGCTGGCTGAGGATCTGGCGGCCAGAGGTGGAGGGCGGAGGGGCTGCTGCCTTCGTGCTGGCTGAGGATCTGCCGGCcagaggtggaggtgggggtggaggaagaagacgacggaacGGTAACCTGGTCTTTTATCTGCTTTTTCACCTGGTCGGAAGTGAAATCGAACGGCTGAGCGAGCCGTTGATGCCACTTAAGAAATCAGTAACCTTTTCCCAAGCAAAAAAGGGCTTGTAGGCCCGGGATGGGGTTCGCGTTGGGGCTTTCTGGCCCTGAACGTTTTTTGTTCGATCGATGCCAAGGAGATATCTGGGtccaagaaaaaaaaatcacatACGAATCCGGAGTCTATCGAAGTGTCGGAAGCTACGCACGATGAAACCGTGTACAAGACGTAGCTTGGCACGTAGCTTGGTGTTTTACGGGAGTATATTATAAATACCAATCATAGCTTTCTTTCCTCCCTTTAGTTGAAGCTAGGTGTAATCAATATGTTCCTAAATTTAGATTCAGTCTATTTCAATTCGATCAATCTAGCTAGCATATTCAGCTCCTCCGCGCTTGTCGGCAACATGCCGCCGCACACATCATCAACCATTGTTGCGGAAGGTGTGTCTTGGTCTCACGTGCTCACAATTCGGGGATACTCTTATACCCTCGGATTTGGCGTCGGCGAGGCTATTCCAGCTGGCTTGTTACGCGTTGGAGGACATATCTGGTGCATCGCTTACCACCCTGATGGTTTCAACACAGATTCTATCGACTGTATATCTTTTTCTCtatttcttcatgaggccgatgttgttgacgacgatgatgatgttgatgctcAGCGACCTATCAGGATAAGATGCAGGTTTAGCCTGCTGGACCATGTGGGTGAACCGGTGCCAAATCACACGACACCATACACGACGTCCATATGCTATAAGCGTCGGCAGGGAATTACGTCTCACAGGTTCATCACAAGGGCCGATTTGGAAAACTCAACGCATCTTAAAGACGATTGTTTCAGCATCAAATTCGATATCAGCGTCACCAAGTTTATCCGAAAGCCGCCCACAACACAAGAATTTGTGATGGTGCCGCCTTCTGACATGGCTCATCAATTTGGTCGTATTTTGGAGACCGGGGAGGTTGGGGACGTGACTTTTGAGGTCCGTGGAGAGACCTTTGTGGCGCACAGGCACTTGCTCGCTGCTCGATCCGCCGTGTTCATGGCGCAGCTGTTTGGTCCGATGAAGGAGAATGATGCAAAGTGTATACAGATTGATGATATGGAAGCCAAAGTTTTCAAGATGATGCTCCACTTTATTTACACGGACGCACTGCCTAGCATAGATGAAGGTGAAATCACGGAGATGGCTCAACATTTGTTTGTGGCGGCGGACAGGTATAATCTGGAGAGGCTCAAATTGATTTGCGCGAATATCTTGTGCAACCATATGGAGGTAAATACGGTGGCAACTACATTGGCACTTGCTGAGCAGCATGGTTGTGACAAGCTTAAGGAGGTGTGCTACAGGTTCCTCACGTCTTTCCAAAATTTGAAGGCGGTCACGCTGAGTGATGGCTTTAGGCATCTCAAGATCATTTGCCCCAATATTCTAGAGGACCTACTCGGTCGTTAGGCTGTTGACGATCCTTGATCTTGTTCCCTTTCTACTTTTCCTTAGAAAGAGATAAGGATGGTGTAATTATTATGTGGACAAAGCTAGCAATCCAGCCTTTTCGTTTCTAAGCCTCTCCTTTGGGGCACGGCGTTTTGGCACCCGGTGCATCTGCACCCGGGCTCAcgaaacaaataaaaagaaagactagaaaattttaaaaaatccAATTCTTTTTGTGATAGACAATTTAATGCGTGAGGTTCGCTTCAAATTTCATCTCAATTGAACATCAGAGCAGATCTCGGTAAAAAAGATAAAATTTGGGTATGTGAAAAAGGTTGACTATTCACAATTTTTTTGAcctgatttgtcttttttgctgagAGCTGCTCACATGTCCAAATTATATGAAACTAGCAAAAGGgcacgtgcgttgcaacgggagaaaaaataccacacacttttagttttttataatcattttaatttattaaaataataagctaactaactaatgtagtcagtcctatcctattttgttgagaaatcaacccgtccattgttaatttcaccatgatgagaaattgagcgggacaagcaaagcaaaaacaaagaggctacgtgaattgatcaatggtctgttatcttatttcattcATGggttagagaatgtgggatcagatgacaaactgaaggtggtgttccattctctgtctctacaacaatacaatcttacattcattcatcatcaaacaaatccccacaaaacaaaatttcttgcccgtGCTTGGCAcatggttggaggcatggggaggggatctcaccagatgatgagttcctgtcggaggaggggatacgatgaggggagcaagggttaggcgtctctatctggccataaggagtcgccgttgccgcgccataacctcggagttccccgtatgagccatggaggcccacctccacctgcaagtacttcgctccgccgcgccttatccgcgcgccgccgccgttctgcatcgagcagacgcatcatccccagtcactgtagctgtctgttgatttgatccagaatctGTGCTCGAgcaccgaaacgggggcagcaagcgggtagAGGTACggtcgcggaggcgggtgggttgagatcgacaacagtgatgGTTGAGGTCggacgcggcggcgagtggtgtggcagcggcctgggcacatgccagggtgaacccgggtcgacgcgatgcgctcgagcgccacaACGGGGGcactgagcggggagaggtacggccgctgaggcgggtgggttgagatcggcagcggtggcggttgaggtcggccgcggcggcgagtggtgcggcggcctgggcacaggccagggtggcccagggtcgatgggaggaggcgatgcgtacgggtataatttttgcagcgaatcgttttttccttttgcgttccagataataaatgatggagcgcgggttgaataacaaaaattacatgttttttttataaaaatgcggcggtgggttttccgacgaaagcaatagcctctttattattaggtatagatttggAGCGGACCTCACATATTAAATTGTCtacgacataattatttttttgtagtatttttttttatttttttctgagcGGGAGCAGCTGAGCTCGTGCTCACAAGCGAATTACCGTCTGCTTTGTCCTTTTTATACTTCGTttgtgtacttcctcttcatcttTGGGCTAATTATCTCTATATAGTATCTTCTTATTTATCAATCAAAAAACAAAGGAGGCTGCTACAAATCAGTCGGATGATTTCCATCCTCCTAGCCACCCGTCCGATATGACAGATGTTGGCCATTCGATTGCACCAAAGGGGGTCGTCTTCTTTCTTCCTCCGCGCTTCTTGTTTCATGCACTCTTCCATTAGCCATGGTAACATCGACTATTTGCACCCGTGACATCGGCTTCGGCGACCTCGCCGCATCGGAGCCACCGACGAGATCCGTCGGTGACCGCCACCGGTGACCGTTGCATCGCATCAGCGTGAGCCACTGGTTGCTGCTACATGGCAACACCGAGCACGGCAAAAAAGCTTCAGTGCAGCAGCTTCCATGGCAGCACAACAAGCGCGAAGCACCAACGACACCCAATGATGCTCCACTGAAGCCTCGGCATAGCTTCATTGGAGTCCCGATGGAGCTTCATTGCAACTCCGGCGCGCTTCATTGGAGCCATGGCGGAACTTCATTGCAATATCGGCCCCCTTCATTGTAGCTCCAGCGCGCTTCATTGCAGCCTTGACGGAGCTTCAAGACCCGCGCGACGCTCC encodes:
- the LOC123409368 gene encoding BTB/POZ and MATH domain-containing protein 2-like, giving the protein MFLNLDSVYFNSINLASIFSSSALVGNMPPHTSSTIVAEGVSWSHVLTIRGYSYTLGFGVGEAIPAGLLRVGGHIWCIAYHPDGFNTDSIDCISFSLFLHEADVVDDDDDVDAQRPIRIRCRFSLLDHVGEPVPNHTTPYTTSICYKRRQGITSHRFITRADLENSTHLKDDCFSIKFDISVTKFIRKPPTTQEFVMVPPSDMAHQFGRILETGEVGDVTFEVRGETFVAHRHLLAARSAVFMAQLFGPMKENDAKCIQIDDMEAKVFKMMLHFIYTDALPSIDEGEITEMAQHLFVAADRYNLERLKLICANILCNHMEVNTVATTLALAEQHGCDKLKEVCYRFLTSFQNLKAVTLSDGFRHLKIICPNILEDLLGR